TTTCTAACTTCTTTGCCCACAAAGTTGATAATCGGTCTTGGAACTCTTTTCTTCTCTATAGCGGCAACCATGGTAGCTTTCGGTGCAACGCTAAGCATCGTCCTCGGGCATAAATTAGCATGGATTCTTATACCTATAACTTTATTTGGTTGCGTTCCGGTGACCTTGTTCGCCTTGTTACAATCTCCATTGCTTGTTGAAATGGTTAGTTCTACATATTGGCCTAGCACCTTTCGTAATCAATGAAAAGATTGTGTGTAGTTATCAAGAAATTCAGGGGTTTTTGCTATGTGCTAGGAAGCACCCGGAGCTACGCAACTGATGTGATTGATTTTAATGCTTTATTAACTCAGTTATTTGTTAAATTTGTTTGCTTACATACTGAAGGAATGTCGCTTTTGTTCAAGGATTTTGAAGATGTCTTATACCAGCAGCAAGTGATGGCAAATTTGAAAGATAAGTATTTTTATCCACCTTAGCAAAATCTCTTacaacatgtttgttttttccattATATAGGTAGTGGGTTCTACATAGAGGTTTACCAttatatctatataaatatcactatataatgtctcttaaaatcatgtttgtttgaccACTATCTAACAACTCTATGTTGTGTagccaattttatatatttctcattttaTCCTTATAAAATTCAAACAATCCTTATAAAATCTATTAGAaaatacaaccaaagatgttcattttttttgaaacgaggcgaaagtatcactttttctgaaacggggcaaaagtatcattttttttttttttgaaaaaggcaaAATATCACTTTTTATGAAACGAGGCGaaatatcacttttttttttaaacagagCAAAAATATAACTTTTTTTGAAACgggtgaaaatatcactttttctgaaacgaggaaaaaaatcactttttctgaaacggggcaaaaatatcaatttttctgaaagaagcaaaaatatcactttttctgaaacggagcgaaagtatcactttttctgaaacggggaaaaatatcactttttctgaaacggggcaaaatatcaaaatatcacttttctgaaacggagaaaaaatatcactttttctgaaacggggcaaaatatcaaaatatcactttttctgaaacggagcaaaaatatcatttttcctgaaacggggtgaaagtatcactttttctgaaacgacgcgaaagtatcacttttctgaaacatgcgaaaggatcactttttctgaaacgggcgaaattatcactttttctgaaacggcgcgaaagtatcattttttttctaaaaCGAGCGAAAGCAtctctttttctgaaacagggcgaaaatatcactttttttgaAACGGGGCTAAAGTGTCACTTTTTCTAAAAAGgagcaaaatatcactttttctgaaacaacgAAAGTATCCTTTTCTGAAACGGACGAAaatttcactttttctgaaacaggtgAAAATTTAGATTTTGAATTAAGGAATTATGTTTGGACATTATAAGTTTGTTCGAGGATATATTAGTCATTTGAATGTTTAATAGAGGTAGAGGCTCAAAGATAGTACCTAATTTGTGCcatttgattttctctatatagatagagatttgcctctatctatgtagaggtagtggaaaaaacaaacaccaaTATAAATGGAATCCACCACTACATAGATGCTAATAGAGGTTAGCCTCTacatagaggaaaaaacaaacatgatgttagTAGTTTGGCATGGCCTTATGATTGGAAATATGTTTGACTGTGATTGAAATTATCAACGGTTGTGAGTTTTGACATCCAAATATGATTTTCACCGTGACATCGTCTCatgtagaggtgtaaattgggacggGCCAACGCGTTTAAGGCACATCACTGCACGTTAAAATTCGAGCACAGCACAGCACGAACACAACACGTGACCGGCCCAGCACGGGCACAACACGTTTGCTTAATATACTGTGTTGTGCCAGAAAAATAGGCACATTGGAACAGCACAGCACGCGGCACGTGTTAGCATGcgacacaacacaacacagcacGCGAAGAAAGCACGCCATGTCATGCATAAAATACTACACAATACATCACATCTGatgcatatttcacaaaaaaatcattgttttgGCCAATTTatgacattttattttcgttatgctaatttattttaataataatacatgtactaactaaaatatctcaaaaatatttattttggataACATAAAATAAGTGTGTTAGCACAGCCcaacacggcacaacacgtttatttttctggcacaacaCGACACGCCATTTAACACAGCACAACACAGCACGTCTGAGTCTCTGGCACAACCCAGCACAACACGCAACATGCTAAACACGTGACTTCGTGGGCCGGGCTGTGccgggccggcacgttttacacctctagtcTCATGATATGGGTCCAACTTTCTAAACACCATATTATCAAAAATTAAGGCATTAAAACATAAATAGGATGGTACTTTTGAAATACCCAAACCATTCATCATTAAAAAATACAATCAGTCCACCACCAATATCTGGTTTAGGAGAATTACACATATTATAGATAGCAAATTAAAATTTTTATACGCAAAATAAATCACAAGAAAATCGATGAAAATTAAATGATGCAAAGAGAGAGAAACTAAAATTACACGCACGCATGATAAGGCTTGGTTTTAGTTTGAACATACTTCAGACTTTCTTTCTTCCTGACAACAGTGCCTTCCAAGGGAGGATCTAggaagaaattttttccaaaccCAGAGACAACCAAAAGCTAAAAGGTCCATATTTAAAAAATTTACCACAATATGAACTTGGGAGCCTGCTGAACTGGGCGGTCAGTTTCCCACCTTTGTCATAGGTTTGCTCCGCCACTCTTGCCTTCCCGACAATGCCAGCGCTGAGCCAGAAAATAAGGCCAAATAAATTGGTCCAAAATGGCCTTCGTATAGATGTTTGTCTTGCATTTACATTTTTGGCGCTTTTACCAGCATTTCCTCCGGGATCTCCCTCCagaccttaaaaaaaaaaaaaatcaattccaaaCTGGGCTGAAATCCATCAATAGTGAAAACCCTGAGTCTAAATGAATCTGTATATATGTAAAAAagctaaaatcttttgttttattataattattaattacctagttttcgaACTGCCTGTAACAGTTCTTTCATACGTTGTTTGTCTTTCTTCTTGCTTTCATAGTACTTCCCAACATAATAGCCCTGTGAATTCGTTAACATTTGTAATTAATTACATCATCACAactatgcattaaaacaatactCAAACTAAAAGAAGAACCAACGAGATATACCAAGAGATTGGAAATTTTGAAAAGTAAAGATAAACTTACTTTGCCATTTATTGTCACCCAGCAAAgactattatcatttatcaatcgCTTTTCAGTCGTTGTTAAACCTGACATAAATAAGAATGTTATGTTTTGTTCATAAGAATATTGTTTTTGTTCAGATGTGCAAGAAACTGTAGCTTATATAGGACTTTCATGATTATTCTTATCAGCCGGTACCGGCCCCGCATATTCATCTTCAAACCGCGTATTTATCTTCAAATAATAGAAGGGAGAAAGAACCCAGAAGAAGAAAACCGATAATCATTTTATTAAGTCTTTATTAATTGAATTAGGTAGATAGAGAGGTTAATTAGGGGGGAGACTACTTTACACAAATGATTGGAGCGGCGGAGAGGTTAGAGGGAGGCACGACTTTATGCAAATGATTGGAGCGGCGGAGTGGAAACATAATTAAAATGCTATTTGACCCGCTATGTAACAGCTAGCTGGTTGACGGCAAATTTGATGTGGCATGCCGCATGGCAGAGAGGTTTCTTCCTTCTCATTCCCGATCACATCCCAAAGATGAACACACTTAATCGTATTTATGTTAGCTGATGTACactaaggctaagtcctatgagTTAGCTTTCGTTGTTAGAttagccaaaaagtgttgcaattcaaaaaaaaaaaatgttgtctgTTTGTTAACACCAGTTCTCTCCTAGTATTTGTTCGCATGTGAATTGACAACGAGATAGTTgcgttgaatggttcagcgccaaaaaaatcaacttttcgaggaATGGTTCAGCGCATCTAGATTTACTTTTTAATCTGACAGTTGAGATTGGTTGTGCTGCACCATTCAGCGGCGCTGTTTGATTATGCGACCAGCATACTAATCTAGTACTGCCACGGGACTTAGGAGGTTTTCCAGTTGAGGTCATAACAAAGATAAAAAAGAAGGGGATAAATTTTCTCGACGGTACAAGAGAAAAAGATTGGACATCTCAAATATATAAGAGACTTTTTATATATTTAGCACTAAACCATTAAAGTGACTCTTTATTTATAATATGCCCCTAA
This is a stretch of genomic DNA from Papaver somniferum cultivar HN1 chromosome 1, ASM357369v1, whole genome shotgun sequence. It encodes these proteins:
- the LOC113338833 gene encoding uncharacterized protein LOC113338833; this translates as MSGLTTTEKRLINDNSLCWVTINGKGYYVGKYYESKKKDKQRMKELLQAVRKLGLEGDPGGNAGKSAKNVNARQTSIRRPFWTNLFGLIFWLSAGIVGKARVAEQTYDKGGKLTAQFSRLPSSYCGKFFKYGPFSFWLSLGLEKISS